A window of Rhododendron vialii isolate Sample 1 chromosome 13a, ASM3025357v1 contains these coding sequences:
- the LOC131314649 gene encoding beta-glucosidase 12-like, translated as MGVRADHFSFGFLISISVLSLLAMVTGLTASTKGTFTPSDALRALNRSYYPHDFSWGAASAAYQVEGGANLGGKGPSIWDTFTHKYPNKITDHSTGDVACDSYHKYTDDVENLVHLNMDAYRFSISWPRVLPRGKLSGGVNEEGIRYYNNLINDLLAKGIQPYVTLFHWDVPQALEDDYLGFLSEKIVVDFRDYTELCFQRFGDRVKHWITLNEPWSFAGGGYVVGYLAPGRCSAWLNNNCTGGNSGTEPYIVAHNQLLAHAVAVATYKEKYQKSQKGEIGITLVTTWVKPLTDSSINIRAQKRSLDFKFGWFMDPITNGDYPRIMRSLVGNRLPKFSPKQSEMLKGSFDFLGLNYYTTTYAASELLFTNSLNKSYDTDPQVLLTAVKNGVPIGAQPGASWLYVYPRGLLDLLLYIKDKYNNPRIYITENGVDQRDNSTSPLPLKEALNDTVRIKYYHDHLSYLLKAIKAGVKVEGYFAWSLLDNFEWASGYTSRFGIYYTDFKKDQKRIPKLSVEWLRKFLQY; from the exons ATGGGTGTTCGAGCTGATCATTTCTCCTTTGGTTTCCTAATTAGTATAAGCGTTTTGAGCCTTTTAGCAATGGTTACGGGCCTTACGGCTAGTACAAAAGGTACTTTTACACCTAGTGATGCCCTCCGCGCTCTCAATCGCTCCTACTATCCTCATGACTTCAGCTGGGGTGCTGCTTCAGCTGCTTATCAG GTTGAGGGTGGGGCAAATCTGGGTGGAAAAGGTCCAAGTATATGGGATACATTCACTCATAAATatccaa ATAAAATAACGGACCACAGCACCGGAGACGTGGCGTGCGATTCCTATCATAAGTACACG GATGATGTGGAGAATTTGGTGCATTTAAACATGGATGCGTACCGGTTTTCAATTTCATGGCCAAGAGTGCTACCTC GTGGGAAACTAAGTGGAGGAGTGAATGAGGAAGGGATTCGATACTATAACAATCTCATAAATGATCTTCTAGCCAAAG GTATACAGCCTTACGTAACTCTCTTCCATTGGGATGTTCCCCAGGCCTTAGAAGATGACTATCTTGGCTTCTTAAGTGAGAAAATTGT AGTTGACTTCCGGGATTATACAGAACTTTGCTTCCAAAGATTTGGAGATCGAGTGAAGCATTGGATCACACTAAATGAGCCATGGAGTTTCGCCGGTGGCGGGTACGTAGTTGGTTATTTGGCACCAGGTCGATGCTCAGCTTGGTTAAACAACAATTGCACCGGTGGAAATTCCGGGACTGAGCCTTATATTGTAGCACACAATCAACTCCTTGCTCATGCCGTTGCTGTAGCGACATATAAGGAGAAGTATCAG AAGTCGCAAAAGGGTGAGATCGGAATCACGCTTGTGACTACTTGGGTAAAGCCTTTAACCGATTCATCGATCAACATTAGAGCTCAAAAGCGTTCTCTTGACTTCAAGTTCGGATG GTTTATGGATCCAATCACAAACGGCGATTATCCCCGTATCATGCGATCGCTTGTAGGAAATCGGCTTCCGAAATTTTCACCAAAGCAATCTGAAATGCTGAAAGGGTCATTTGATTTTCTCGGGTTAAACTACTATACAACTACATATGCAGCATCTGAACTCCTTTTTACTAATTCCTTGAACAAAAGCTACGACACAGATCCTCAAGTTCTTCTCACAG CGGTGAAGAATGGGGTCCCCATTGGAGCTCAG CCTGGTGCATCTTGGCTTTATGTTTATCCACGCGGGCTTCTAGATCTTCTCCTATACATAAAAGACAAATACAACAATCCCCGAATTTACATCACTGAGAATG GAGTTGATCAAAGAGATAATTCGACATCGCCATTGCCACTTAAGGAGGCTCTTAATGACACTGTCAGGATCAAGTACTATCATGATCATCTTTCCTATCTTCTGAAAGCAATAAA GGCTGGGGTAAAAGTGGAAGGATACTTCGCATGGTCTCTGTTGGATAATTTCGAGTGGGCATCAGGATACACTTCTCGTTTCGGTATATACTACACAGACTTCAAAAAAGACCAGAAAAGAATTCCAAAGTTATCCGTCGAGTGGCTCAGGAAGTTCCTCCAGTATTAA
- the LOC131314650 gene encoding uncharacterized protein LOC131314650 → MQETSSLITPERLDGTNYVEWSLNARNKIRGRKRWGYISGTKAAPSNKKSEEYEEWEDENCLVKSWLLDAMTKDIRSLFLRLSTAKEIWEAVKNTYSVDQDASKAYQLHCEVFSVRQNGGSVISYFGKLQKIWQELDDIDACIMECANDIAIYTTKVNSEWVYKFLAGLDPHLDGVRGRVLSTKPLPDIQAAYAIVCSKANRQDAMLGENIGEGTVMASRKMTISKKDQKCTHCNGTGHTVDTCFRLHGYPEWHPKGKKASHKEASSDPKANLATTLAFTAKSEHPYSGEDWQW, encoded by the exons ATGCAGGAAACATCCTCTCTCATCACTCCGGAACGGCTGGACGGTACCAATTATGTGGAGTGGTCTTTGAATGCCCGAAATAAAATCCGTGGGAGAAAACGTTGGGGTTATATTTCGGGTACCAAGGCTGctccatcaaataaaaagtctgaAGAGTATGAAGAATGGGAGGATGAAAACTGTTTGGTCAAATCTTGGCTTCTTGATGCGATGACAAAGGATATTCGGTCTCTCTTTCTTCGATTGTCTACGGCAAAGGAGATATGGGAGGCAGTTAAAAATACGTATTCGGTTGATCAAGATGCATCAAAAGCCTATCAACTTCATTGCGAGGTATTTTCTGTCCGCCAGAATGGAGGTTCTGTTATTTCTTACTTTGGCAAACTACAGAAAATATGGCAGGAACTTGATGATATTGATGCATGTATTATGGAGTGTGCTAATGATATTGCTATATACACCACAAAGGTTAATTCCGAATGGGTGTATAAGTTTTTGGCTGGTCTTGATCCTCATTTAGATGGGGTTCGAGGTCGTGTACTGTCTACAAAACCACTTCCTGATATACAGGCAGCTTATGCTATAGTGTGTTCGAAAGCTAATCGCCAAGATGCTATGCTTGGAGAAAATATTGGAGAAGGGACTGTAATGGCTTCTCGGAAGATGACCATCTCAAAGAAAGATCAAAAATGTACTCACTGTAATGGTACTGGTCATACGGTGGACACGTGTTTCCGACTTCATGGGTATCCAGAATGGCATCCAAAGGGTAAGAAGGCATCTCATAAGGAGGCGAGCTCtgatccaaaagcaaatctagccacaacccttgcattcactgctaagtctg aacatccatactcgggagaagattggcagtggtag